In a single window of the Candidatus Krumholzibacteriia bacterium genome:
- a CDS encoding deoxynucleoside kinase, protein MSSTSFQHIVLAGNIGAGKTTLTRLLSRRYSWRSYYERVDDNPFLEDFYSDMARWAFSLQTFFLAHRVEDHRLIADRQESAIQDRSLQEDALIFARNLHEMGHMSEREWETYRRLYQQARALLRPPDLIVYLRRSLEGLQANIEQRGRDFESKIPADYLLRLNRFYEDWIASETVPTLIVEADHVNYLEKDSDREHLYAQFENALGQGDLFSDSAPRPEDPRFEFHSREAHSLLGQAGFSG, encoded by the coding sequence CCTCTCCCGGCGCTACTCTTGGCGATCCTACTACGAGAGGGTCGATGACAATCCCTTTCTGGAAGACTTCTACTCCGACATGGCTCGCTGGGCGTTTTCTCTGCAGACCTTCTTTCTGGCTCATCGAGTGGAAGACCATCGACTCATTGCTGATAGGCAGGAAAGCGCGATTCAGGATCGATCCCTGCAGGAAGACGCGCTGATCTTTGCCCGAAACCTCCACGAGATGGGTCACATGAGTGAGAGGGAATGGGAAACCTATCGACGGCTTTACCAGCAGGCTCGCGCCCTCCTCCGCCCTCCCGACCTGATCGTCTATCTTCGCAGAAGTCTGGAGGGACTGCAGGCGAACATCGAGCAAAGAGGCCGGGACTTCGAATCGAAAATCCCCGCAGACTACCTCCTGCGCCTGAACCGTTTCTACGAAGACTGGATTGCCTCGGAAACCGTGCCCACACTGATTGTGGAAGCCGACCACGTGAACTACCTGGAGAAGGATTCTGACCGGGAACATCTCTACGCCCAGTTTGAGAACGCACTGGGGCAGGGAGACCTCTTTTCGGATTCGGCTCCCCGTCCCGAGGATCCGCGCTTTGAGTTTCACTCGAGAGAGGCCCATTCTCTGCTTGGTCAGGCCGGGTTTTCCGGCTAG
- a CDS encoding saccharopine dehydrogenase C-terminal domain-containing protein — MNVLVLGAGLQGSAAAWDLANSPGVESVLLVDRTREILNRALQSLPPSRLDIGTSPADLSDPKTLKELLSSVDACLNALPWFMTLAVAEACARRGVHYVDLGGNTDIVQKILKLDSLARENSACLVPDCGLAPGMAATVTMAAIEDMDQVEQVKIRVGGLPQDPRPPLDYALFFSIHGLVNEYLGEAVQLRDGKIHLQTTLDDVESLEFPEPVGLCEAFSTLGGASTLPWTLQGRVRNLDYKTLRYPGHADKIRMLRDLGFFSETPEEGDAGSPREFTSRILEKYLTSFEAKDLILFRVDAEGKQGQRNIHRRFEMMDFFNEEQGMSAMRRTTAFPASIVLQMLARGDAQRAGALSLEEAIPARLFLEELPRRGINLQERVSDSIG, encoded by the coding sequence ATGAATGTACTCGTTCTGGGAGCCGGACTGCAGGGCAGCGCTGCCGCCTGGGATTTGGCAAACAGTCCCGGAGTGGAGTCTGTTCTTCTGGTCGACCGGACTCGGGAAATCCTGAACCGGGCTCTTCAGTCTCTTCCTCCTTCCCGGCTTGACATCGGGACATCTCCCGCCGATCTCTCCGATCCGAAGACCCTGAAAGAACTTCTTTCCTCTGTCGATGCCTGCCTGAATGCCCTTCCCTGGTTTATGACACTGGCGGTGGCGGAAGCCTGCGCCCGCAGGGGAGTTCACTATGTGGATCTGGGCGGCAACACGGACATTGTGCAGAAGATCCTGAAGCTTGACTCTCTGGCCCGGGAAAACTCTGCCTGTCTGGTTCCTGACTGTGGACTGGCTCCCGGAATGGCTGCCACCGTCACGATGGCGGCGATTGAGGATATGGATCAGGTCGAGCAAGTGAAGATCCGTGTGGGGGGACTTCCCCAGGATCCTAGACCTCCGCTGGACTATGCTCTCTTTTTCTCCATTCACGGACTGGTCAACGAATACCTGGGCGAGGCCGTCCAGCTTCGGGACGGGAAGATCCACCTCCAGACAACTCTGGACGATGTGGAGAGTCTCGAGTTCCCCGAGCCCGTGGGGCTTTGTGAGGCTTTCAGCACTCTGGGGGGGGCGAGCACCCTGCCCTGGACCCTGCAAGGCCGGGTCCGGAATCTCGACTACAAGACCCTGCGTTACCCGGGTCATGCAGACAAAATCCGCATGCTCCGCGATCTTGGTTTTTTCAGCGAAACACCAGAAGAAGGGGATGCAGGGAGTCCCCGGGAGTTCACCAGCCGGATTCTTGAAAAATACCTCACATCATTTGAGGCGAAGGATCTGATTCTCTTCCGTGTCGATGCGGAAGGGAAGCAGGGGCAGCGGAATATCCACCGCCGCTTTGAGATGATGGACTTCTTCAACGAAGAACAGGGAATGTCGGCAATGCGAAGAACGACGGCCTTTCCCGCCTCGATTGTTCTCCAGATGCTTGCCCGCGGAGATGCCCAAAGAGCCGGGGCCCTGTCACTGGAAGAGGCCATTCCCGCCCGTCTCTTTCTGGAGGAATTGCCCCGGAGGGGAATCAATCTTCAGGAGAGGGTCAGCGACTCTATCGGCTGA
- the purF gene encoding amidophosphoribosyltransferase codes for MHEDRPREECGIFGIWGHPRAAEISYLGLYSLQHRGQESSGMVASDGETMRRKLGMGQVGDVFDAGSLEDLKGSIAIGHNRYSTTGRVSLINAQPILVDTRAGRLAIAHNGNITNALSLRTNMEASGSIFQSTSDSEVVLHRIVRSGATQIEDMFMEAVRGLEGAFSLLLMSREKIFAYRDPQGFRPLCLGKLGDSWMVASESCAFDIVKGEYLRDVLPGEMVVINGKGMRSIQVVSPSSLSQCIFEYVYFSRPDSIVFGENVDKVRRKLGKELAQEHPADADIVISVPDSSNSAALGYSLESGTRFEFGLIRNHYVGRTFISPKQTVRDRGVLLKFNPVRGVLKNKRVVVVDDSIVRGSTMRKLVRLLKEAGAAEVHLRISSPPIAHPCFYGIDMPTREELIRNRYDVPGIAEFLGVDSLGYLSIEGMMSCVKEARDFCTACFSGKYPVSVDAWNKHELEEADAEETIAEKA; via the coding sequence ATGCATGAAGATCGACCCCGCGAGGAATGCGGGATCTTTGGAATCTGGGGGCATCCCCGTGCAGCGGAAATCAGCTACCTGGGACTCTACTCTCTTCAGCACCGGGGGCAGGAGTCCAGTGGAATGGTGGCCAGCGATGGCGAGACCATGCGTCGCAAGCTGGGCATGGGGCAGGTGGGAGATGTTTTCGATGCTGGCAGCCTTGAGGACCTGAAAGGCAGTATTGCCATTGGCCACAACCGCTACTCGACCACGGGGCGGGTCAGCCTGATCAATGCCCAACCGATTCTGGTGGACACCCGGGCCGGTCGTCTGGCTATTGCCCACAACGGGAACATCACGAATGCACTCAGCCTGCGAACGAACATGGAGGCAAGTGGGAGCATCTTCCAGTCCACGAGTGACAGCGAGGTAGTCCTTCACCGCATTGTCCGATCCGGAGCCACGCAGATTGAGGACATGTTCATGGAAGCGGTGCGTGGTCTGGAGGGTGCCTTTTCCCTCCTTTTGATGAGCCGGGAGAAGATCTTTGCCTATCGTGATCCTCAGGGCTTCCGTCCGCTTTGCCTCGGGAAACTCGGAGATTCCTGGATGGTGGCCAGCGAGAGTTGCGCCTTTGATATCGTCAAGGGAGAATATCTGCGGGATGTGCTTCCCGGAGAAATGGTGGTAATCAACGGCAAGGGAATGCGTAGCATTCAGGTGGTAAGCCCCTCATCGCTGTCCCAGTGTATCTTCGAATACGTCTACTTTTCCCGTCCGGACAGCATTGTCTTCGGTGAGAATGTGGACAAGGTGCGCCGCAAACTGGGGAAGGAGCTTGCTCAGGAGCATCCCGCCGATGCGGACATCGTGATCTCCGTTCCCGACTCCAGCAACAGTGCCGCTCTTGGATACAGCCTGGAGAGCGGCACCCGTTTCGAGTTCGGACTGATCCGCAATCACTATGTGGGGAGAACTTTTATCAGCCCGAAGCAGACGGTTCGCGACCGGGGAGTCTTGCTCAAGTTCAATCCTGTGCGGGGTGTTCTCAAAAACAAACGGGTTGTGGTGGTGGATGATTCCATTGTGCGGGGTTCGACCATGCGAAAACTCGTCCGTCTTCTCAAGGAGGCCGGAGCCGCGGAAGTGCACCTTCGGATCAGCAGCCCGCCGATTGCGCATCCCTGTTTCTACGGGATCGATATGCCCACCCGGGAAGAACTGATTCGCAATCGCTATGATGTTCCCGGAATTGCCGAGTTTCTGGGAGTGGACTCCCTGGGCTATCTGAGCATTGAAGGCATGATGTCCTGTGTGAAGGAAGCAAGGGACTTCTGCACAGCCTGCTTCAGCGGAAAATACCCGGTTTCCGTGGATGCCTGGAACAAGCATGAACTGGAAGAAGCGGATGCGGAGGAGACCATCGCCGAGAAGGCTTGA
- the purQ gene encoding phosphoribosylformylglycinamidine synthase I, whose translation MSSPRALVLQFPGVNCEYESARALEDAGASASILRWNEDPSLLAGFDLFLLPGGFSYQDRIRAGVVAAKEPVLEALAEEAEKGKPILGICNGAQVLVEAGFIPGLRSGEVDLALAPNRMVGREGYFSDWSTLEVSSASPSWLSPLQGELLPIPFAHGEGRFTSRRKGLFEELEKKGQIALRYRSADGGEASWPDNPNGSLQDAAGICNPRGNVLAMMPHPERAAWLGQVPEELPGHWAELRRKARGDWKELQSDGPGMKILRAMVSAAALKKEACHAS comes from the coding sequence ATGTCTAGCCCGCGAGCCCTGGTTCTCCAGTTTCCCGGGGTAAACTGCGAATATGAATCCGCCCGCGCTCTTGAGGATGCGGGAGCGAGTGCGAGCATCCTGCGCTGGAATGAAGATCCTTCCCTGCTTGCCGGCTTTGATCTCTTCCTGCTGCCCGGTGGATTCAGTTACCAGGATCGTATCCGGGCAGGAGTGGTGGCGGCCAAGGAGCCGGTACTGGAGGCTCTTGCCGAAGAGGCGGAAAAGGGCAAGCCGATTCTCGGTATCTGTAACGGGGCACAGGTTCTCGTGGAGGCGGGATTTATCCCGGGACTCCGTTCCGGCGAGGTGGATCTTGCTCTGGCTCCCAACCGGATGGTGGGGCGGGAGGGCTATTTCTCCGACTGGTCCACGCTGGAAGTTTCCTCTGCGTCTCCTTCCTGGCTTTCGCCACTACAAGGCGAGCTTCTTCCCATTCCTTTTGCTCATGGGGAGGGCCGTTTCACGAGTCGTCGGAAAGGACTCTTCGAAGAGCTTGAGAAAAAGGGACAGATTGCCCTTCGCTATCGCAGTGCCGATGGGGGGGAGGCGAGTTGGCCTGACAATCCCAATGGAAGCCTACAGGATGCCGCTGGTATCTGTAATCCCCGGGGCAATGTTCTTGCCATGATGCCGCACCCGGAGAGAGCGGCCTGGCTCGGCCAGGTTCCGGAAGAACTGCCGGGGCACTGGGCAGAACTTCGCCGGAAAGCGCGGGGGGACTGGAAAGAACTCCAGTCGGATGGGCCCGGAATGAAAATCCTTCGTGCCATGGTTAGTGCCGCCGCCCTCAAGAAGGAGGCCTGCCATGCATCTTGA
- the purL gene encoding phosphoribosylformylglycinamidine synthase subunit PurL translates to MQAVIEITSLSDSRLLEVLSEHTLSLKPSEARRVAELLGREPTLTELTLFNTMWSEHCSYKSSRKLLKEHLPTEGPDVVLGPVEDSGIVRLGEADGKKWCVAMSHESHNHPSQVLPFEGAATGIGGIVRDVYCMGAEVIGVLDPLRMGDPRGANGERSREILSGVVDGIWHYGNALGVPNLGGDLVFHPGYDDNCLVNVVALGLLPEDGVIRSRVPEQAREEPYDFILVGKPTDESGFGGAAFASVILDEEEENRGAVQVPDPFLKRVLSEANRAVLRLAEEEGFAIGFKDLGAGGIACVSSELAEAGGFGMRVDLEKVPVSDSSLPGHVIACSETQERYGLAVPRRVSDRVLKIYNEDYDLPHVYRGAYARVVGEVTEETRYVLLRGEEVLCDAEVEVVTSGIRYDREEKLELPERKLPEPAPFDAGRDLLALLSDPNLCDRSYLYQHYDQEVKGHALLRPGEADAGLIAPFRDRPLGMAVTCDGNPWYGAADPRRGAELAVCEAVRNLACVGAWPLALTDCLNYGNPEKPGPFAAFAEGVRGIGEACRRIGRMAADDCEDSPSHPIPVISGNVSFYNESAQGRAIPPSPIVGLVGRVDDVSLVQGLSLKSAGNPVYLLGERQEELGASAWHRVLFGVQGGELPEPDYERLRRECLAVIEAISSGMVAAAHDISEGGLAVAAAEMMLGRRGGRSRGLSLNLRGELRAPAQLFSETGGFLVEVETDRAGEFEDLLKSRFLEVNRLGEVQEEARLRISCKGEEILALGHEELSRAWRSTLPSLFPAGEETHV, encoded by the coding sequence ATGCAAGCGGTGATCGAAATCACCAGTCTCAGTGATTCCAGACTTCTGGAAGTTCTGTCCGAGCATACCCTGTCCCTGAAGCCTTCTGAGGCGAGAAGGGTGGCAGAGCTGCTGGGCCGGGAGCCGACTCTTACCGAACTCACTCTCTTCAATACGATGTGGTCGGAGCATTGTTCCTACAAGAGCAGCCGAAAGCTGCTCAAGGAACATCTTCCCACCGAGGGACCCGATGTGGTGCTGGGTCCTGTCGAGGACTCGGGCATTGTGCGTCTGGGGGAGGCCGACGGAAAGAAATGGTGCGTGGCCATGAGCCACGAGAGCCACAACCATCCGAGCCAGGTTCTCCCCTTCGAAGGCGCAGCGACAGGCATCGGCGGCATTGTTCGCGATGTCTACTGCATGGGAGCGGAAGTGATCGGTGTCCTCGACCCCCTGCGAATGGGCGACCCCCGGGGAGCCAATGGAGAGCGGAGCCGGGAGATTCTCTCCGGTGTGGTCGACGGCATTTGGCACTACGGAAACGCACTGGGCGTTCCCAATCTGGGGGGCGATCTGGTTTTCCATCCCGGCTATGACGACAACTGTCTGGTCAATGTGGTGGCTCTGGGTCTTCTTCCCGAGGATGGCGTCATTCGAAGCCGGGTTCCGGAGCAGGCTCGGGAGGAGCCCTACGATTTCATTCTGGTCGGCAAGCCCACCGATGAGAGTGGTTTTGGCGGTGCGGCCTTTGCCAGCGTGATCCTCGATGAGGAAGAAGAAAACCGCGGGGCCGTGCAGGTTCCCGATCCCTTCCTCAAACGCGTTCTCAGTGAGGCGAACCGTGCGGTTCTTCGCCTTGCAGAGGAAGAGGGCTTTGCTATCGGCTTCAAGGATCTCGGCGCCGGTGGCATTGCCTGTGTCTCCAGTGAACTGGCAGAAGCCGGCGGCTTTGGCATGCGTGTGGATCTTGAGAAAGTGCCGGTTTCCGATTCCTCTCTTCCCGGCCATGTCATTGCTTGCAGCGAGACTCAGGAACGATACGGACTTGCCGTGCCGCGCAGAGTGAGCGACCGGGTTTTAAAGATTTACAACGAGGACTATGACCTTCCCCATGTCTATCGCGGAGCCTATGCACGGGTTGTGGGGGAAGTAACCGAAGAGACGCGCTATGTTCTGCTTCGGGGAGAGGAAGTTCTCTGTGATGCGGAAGTCGAGGTGGTGACCAGCGGCATCCGTTACGACCGGGAGGAAAAACTGGAACTTCCCGAGAGAAAGCTGCCGGAGCCGGCTCCCTTTGATGCCGGTCGGGATCTTCTTGCACTTCTCTCCGATCCCAATCTCTGTGACCGCTCTTATCTCTATCAGCACTACGATCAGGAAGTGAAGGGGCATGCGCTTCTTCGACCCGGAGAGGCCGATGCCGGTTTGATTGCCCCCTTCCGCGACCGTCCCCTCGGCATGGCGGTTACCTGCGACGGCAACCCCTGGTACGGAGCTGCGGATCCCCGTCGCGGTGCCGAGTTGGCCGTCTGCGAAGCAGTTCGAAATCTGGCTTGTGTGGGAGCCTGGCCTCTGGCCCTGACCGATTGCCTGAACTACGGGAACCCGGAGAAACCCGGTCCCTTTGCCGCTTTTGCCGAAGGGGTGCGTGGCATCGGAGAGGCTTGCCGCCGCATCGGGCGCATGGCTGCCGATGATTGCGAGGACAGTCCTTCCCATCCCATCCCCGTGATCAGCGGCAATGTGAGTTTCTACAATGAAAGTGCCCAGGGTCGGGCGATTCCCCCGAGCCCCATTGTCGGCCTGGTTGGCCGGGTGGACGATGTGAGTTTAGTGCAGGGGCTTTCCCTCAAGTCTGCGGGCAATCCGGTCTATCTGCTGGGAGAGCGACAAGAGGAACTGGGGGCCAGTGCCTGGCACCGGGTTCTCTTCGGGGTTCAGGGAGGCGAACTGCCGGAACCCGACTACGAGCGACTGCGGCGGGAGTGTCTCGCGGTGATTGAAGCGATCTCTTCGGGAATGGTGGCCGCGGCTCATGACATCTCCGAGGGAGGCCTCGCCGTGGCCGCAGCGGAAATGATGCTCGGGCGGCGAGGGGGTCGCTCGAGAGGCTTGTCGCTGAATCTCAGGGGCGAGCTTCGCGCTCCGGCGCAACTCTTCTCGGAGACGGGAGGTTTCCTTGTGGAAGTCGAGACCGACCGCGCCGGGGAATTCGAGGATCTGTTGAAATCAAGGTTCCTGGAAGTCAATCGACTGGGCGAGGTTCAGGAAGAAGCCCGGCTTCGGATTTCATGCAAGGGAGAGGAGATCCTGGCACTGGGCCATGAGGAGCTTAGCCGGGCCTGGCGTTCCACTCTTCCCTCTCTCTTCCCGGCCGGAGAGGAGACTCATGTCTAG